The following are encoded in a window of Microcaecilia unicolor chromosome 7, aMicUni1.1, whole genome shotgun sequence genomic DNA:
- the LOC115474214 gene encoding cytochrome c oxidase subunit 7B, mitochondrial has product MFPLAKSALVLTARSVQRIASRQSHHKNEHDFHDKYGNLILVSGAAFCTSIWAYVVTQTGITWNLSPVGRITPKEWKDQ; this is encoded by the exons ATGTTTCCTCTGGCTAAGTCGGCGCTCGTGCTCACTG CTCGAAGTGTTCAGCGGATTGCATCAAGGCAAAGCCACCACAAAAATGAGCATGACTTCCATGATAAATATGGCAATCTGATCCTTGTTTCTGGGGCAGCATTCTGTACTTCAATTTGGGCATAT GTTGTAACACAGACTGGAATTACTTGGAATTTGTCTCCTGTTGGAAGAATTACACCAAAGGAATGGAAGGATCAATAA